One Dehalococcoidia bacterium DNA segment encodes these proteins:
- a CDS encoding 1-deoxy-D-xylulose-5-phosphate reductoisomerase: MGEQVKGLVVLGSTGSIGRQTLEVVRALRGRFRVVGLAAGNNLSLLEEQVREFRPRLVYASRDGEQLYMRLRELGLPCRWALPEEMAVAEDAHVVMVATVGRAGLSPTLAALRAGKVVALANKEVLVMAGHLVREAARQGGGELRPVDSEHSAIWQCLWGERPEGVARLLLTASGGPFRDTPLEELARVTAAEALRHPTWQMGPKVTVDSATLLNKGLECIEARWFFDLPLERIDVLLHRESIVHSLVEFRDGSLKAQLSAPDMRLPIQLALTYPERVEGASVPRVDLARLGALHFGPVDLRRYPCLALALEAGRRGGTYPAALSAADEVAVQHFLAGHIGFLDIPRLLEDVLSAHRGAADPSLDEVLEADAWARARADEWVRARAR; encoded by the coding sequence GTGGGTGAGCAAGTGAAGGGCCTCGTCGTCCTGGGATCCACCGGCTCCATCGGCCGCCAGACGCTCGAGGTGGTGAGGGCGCTGCGCGGCCGCTTCCGTGTGGTGGGGCTGGCCGCCGGCAACAACCTCAGCCTGCTGGAGGAGCAGGTACGCGAGTTCCGCCCCCGCCTGGTCTACGCCAGCCGCGACGGCGAACAGCTCTACATGCGCCTGCGGGAGCTGGGCCTCCCCTGCCGCTGGGCCCTCCCCGAAGAGATGGCCGTGGCCGAGGATGCCCACGTGGTGATGGTGGCCACCGTAGGTCGCGCGGGCCTGTCGCCCACGCTGGCTGCCTTGCGGGCGGGCAAGGTGGTGGCCCTCGCCAACAAAGAGGTGCTGGTCATGGCAGGGCACCTAGTGAGGGAAGCGGCCCGCCAGGGGGGCGGCGAGCTGCGGCCGGTGGACTCGGAGCACTCGGCCATCTGGCAGTGCCTCTGGGGTGAGCGGCCGGAGGGCGTAGCCAGGCTGCTGCTCACCGCTTCCGGCGGCCCCTTCCGCGACACCCCTCTGGAGGAGCTGGCCCGCGTCACCGCCGCCGAGGCCCTTCGCCACCCCACCTGGCAGATGGGGCCTAAGGTCACAGTGGACTCGGCCACCCTCCTGAACAAGGGGCTGGAGTGCATCGAGGCGCGCTGGTTCTTCGACCTTCCCCTCGAGCGAATCGACGTGCTGCTCCATCGCGAGAGCATCGTCCACTCTCTGGTGGAGTTCCGCGACGGCTCCCTGAAGGCCCAGCTTAGCGCCCCCGACATGCGCCTGCCCATTCAGCTGGCCCTCACCTACCCCGAGCGGGTGGAGGGCGCCAGCGTGCCGCGAGTGGACCTGGCGCGGCTGGGGGCGCTGCACTTCGGGCCGGTGGACCTGCGCCGGTACCCCTGCCTGGCCCTGGCCCTGGAGGCGGGGCGCCGGGGCGGCACCTATCCTGCGGCCCTCTCGGCGGCCGACGAGGTGGCGGTGCAGCACTTCCTGGCCGGCCACATCGGCTTTCTGGACATACCGCGCCTGCTGGAAGACGTGCTGAGCGCCCACCGCGGCGCCGCCGATCCCTCTCTGGACGAGGTGCTGGAGGCCGATGCCTGGGCCCGCGCGCGGGCCGATGAGTGGGTGAGGGCGAGGGCGCGGTAG